In Kitasatospora sp. NBC_00240, the following are encoded in one genomic region:
- a CDS encoding LLM class flavin-dependent oxidoreductase: MQLGVNVPNFGPGTDPGVLREWAQVVEGLGFGLLMVSDHVAVTPEVAERYPEPFYEPFTTLSWLAGVTSTVRLGTTVLILPYRHPLLVARMAGNLNRLSGGRLVLGVGVGWSRQEFAALGVPYTARGRLTDEHLAVLRKTWDEEADDGAAPIPIWVGGHSEAAVRRAIRFADAWHPLRATLPAMRSVLANHSLPGFSPRIALRLTPAPIDDPGRLAGTGSVEQVLDDLHQLRELGADTVLLDPYHGDPEETRRPHAAWQALATVADLWRTAS; this comes from the coding sequence ATGCAACTTGGCGTGAACGTACCGAACTTCGGGCCCGGGACCGATCCCGGCGTGCTGCGCGAGTGGGCGCAGGTCGTGGAGGGGCTCGGCTTCGGCCTCCTCATGGTGTCGGATCACGTGGCCGTCACCCCGGAGGTGGCCGAGCGGTACCCGGAGCCGTTCTACGAGCCGTTCACCACGCTGTCCTGGCTGGCCGGCGTCACCAGCACGGTGCGACTGGGTACCACGGTGCTGATCCTGCCGTACCGGCATCCGCTGCTGGTGGCCCGCATGGCCGGAAATCTCAACCGGCTCAGCGGCGGGCGGCTGGTACTGGGGGTCGGCGTCGGCTGGTCGCGTCAGGAGTTCGCGGCGCTCGGCGTCCCGTACACCGCGCGCGGCAGGCTGACCGACGAGCACCTCGCCGTCCTGCGCAAGACCTGGGACGAGGAGGCCGACGACGGCGCCGCCCCGATCCCGATCTGGGTCGGCGGCCACAGCGAGGCCGCCGTCCGGCGCGCCATCAGGTTCGCGGACGCCTGGCACCCGCTGCGGGCCACCCTCCCGGCGATGCGCTCCGTTCTCGCGAACCACTCACTGCCGGGGTTCTCACCGCGCATTGCCCTGCGGCTCACCCCCGCACCGATCGACGACCCCGGGCGGCTCGCCGGCACCGGCAGCGTGGAGCAGGTCCTCGACGATCTCCACCAGCTCCGCGAACTCGGCGCCGACACCGTCCTGCTCGACCCCTACCACGGGGATCCGGAGGAAACCCGCCGGCCGCACGCGGCCTGGCAGGCCCTCGCCACCGTGGCCGACCTCTGGAGGACCGCCTCGTGA
- a CDS encoding helix-turn-helix transcriptional regulator, protein MQRTHAVTRTAGPAVPPPGAPAPTFLTPLPPAAAPPAAPVAAPVAAYPASGGPRRVFGARLRHWRRSAGLTQARLAALVGYDHTAISKLEHGTRRATPRLAARLDGLLAADGDLLAAFRAAEEREEQAEHVEPGPAGPGGAVRPPLPGWPAPERTPAVLPPLDGLLPARLPDYGLLCPLHGATGCAVPSATDIAALHAEFCATAPDGPPRTDADTVHALTGLLAVHIRAGEEHAHPGIAAAVEHTLRVIVRQLPLAPADPRRPLARLAAEYAHAAGVLRMQRGRNATAMACFDRALSWSELADDPATQVAALSDMSTLARLEGDAASALGYAREITRAAPGRHWAGAMAQVYQARAHALSGDVRETVRHVGRARLHLDHIGSSDESDAPWLTIASMHLRVESGAAAALRDAAAAVGDPSLALRALDAAGTALALLAPEQLPSARLLFTLRIADCHLCADDPQAAVALLRPALEDPTVKIAGMPALVGHELRGLRDRLAARRGGPPELAAAARRLDELAR, encoded by the coding sequence GTGCAACGGACCCACGCCGTCACGCGTACCGCCGGGCCTGCCGTCCCCCCGCCGGGGGCCCCGGCTCCCACGTTCCTCACCCCGCTACCCCCGGCGGCGGCACCCCCCGCGGCGCCCGTCGCGGCGCCCGTCGCCGCGTACCCGGCATCCGGCGGCCCCCGGCGGGTGTTCGGCGCCCGGCTGCGCCACTGGCGCCGGAGCGCCGGCCTCACCCAGGCCCGGCTGGCCGCCCTGGTCGGCTACGACCACACGGCCATCAGCAAACTCGAACACGGCACCCGCCGGGCCACCCCGCGGCTGGCCGCCCGGCTCGACGGCCTGCTGGCGGCCGACGGCGACCTGCTCGCCGCCTTTCGCGCGGCCGAGGAGCGCGAGGAGCAGGCGGAGCACGTGGAGCCCGGCCCGGCAGGGCCGGGCGGAGCCGTCCGTCCGCCGCTGCCCGGCTGGCCCGCGCCCGAGCGGACACCCGCCGTATTACCGCCGCTGGACGGCCTGCTGCCCGCCCGCCTCCCCGACTACGGACTGCTCTGCCCGCTGCACGGCGCCACCGGCTGCGCCGTCCCCTCGGCCACCGACATCGCCGCCCTGCACGCCGAGTTCTGCGCCACCGCCCCCGACGGCCCGCCACGGACGGACGCCGACACCGTGCACGCCCTCACCGGCCTGCTCGCCGTCCACATCCGGGCGGGCGAGGAGCATGCCCACCCGGGCATCGCCGCCGCCGTCGAACACACCCTGCGGGTCATCGTCCGGCAGCTGCCGCTGGCACCGGCCGACCCGCGCCGCCCGCTCGCCCGGCTCGCCGCCGAGTACGCCCACGCCGCCGGGGTCCTGCGGATGCAGCGCGGCCGCAACGCCACCGCGATGGCCTGCTTCGACCGGGCGCTCAGCTGGTCCGAACTGGCCGACGACCCGGCCACCCAGGTCGCCGCCCTCAGCGACATGAGCACCCTCGCCCGGCTGGAGGGCGACGCCGCCTCCGCCCTGGGCTACGCCCGCGAGATCACCCGCGCGGCCCCCGGCCGGCACTGGGCCGGCGCCATGGCCCAGGTCTACCAGGCCCGCGCCCACGCCCTGTCCGGCGACGTCCGCGAGACCGTGCGGCACGTCGGCCGAGCCCGCCTGCACCTCGACCACATCGGGTCGAGCGACGAGTCCGACGCCCCCTGGCTCACCATCGCGTCGATGCACCTACGGGTGGAGTCCGGCGCCGCGGCCGCCCTGCGCGACGCCGCCGCGGCCGTCGGCGACCCCAGCCTCGCGCTCCGCGCCCTGGACGCCGCCGGCACTGCCCTGGCACTGCTGGCGCCCGAACAACTCCCGTCCGCGCGGCTGCTGTTCACACTCCGGATCGCCGACTGCCACCTCTGCGCCGACGATCCCCAGGCCGCCGTCGCCCTGCTGCGTCCGGCCCTGGAGGACCCCACCGTCAAGATCGCCGGCATGCCCGCCCTGGTCGGCCACGAACTGCGCGGCCTACGCGACCGGCTGGCCGCCCGCCGCGGCGGCCCGCCCGAACTCGCCGCCGCGGCCCGCCGACTGGACGAACTGGCCCGGTGA
- a CDS encoding damage-control phosphatase ARMT1 family protein, with protein sequence MSPAPTIRSDVPGSFPWSVFHERHPKLVQQVLDALPYGPAERAAVEELLAESTTGLLRPLTDDGDDHELWLEWGRDVWGAPWGEAPFLWAESYFYRRLLAATGWFGPGAWRGVDPFAPFKDAELAGPAVDEELAALGELPGLAVEQRTEALLASSLWGNRADLSFGLTATPVEGRPAGLVADDSRLLLAAPDPAVRALVCLVADNAGRELLPDLVLVDHLLTEALAAEVVLYVKPYPYYVSDATMADVLATLRRLCSSPEPEAGRIGLRLRQAMTTGRLTVRTHPFFCAPLPYHEMPPDLRAEFAGAALTILKGDLNYRRLVGDRLWPAITPFAEVAGHFPSPVAALRTLKSDVVVGLDEQVVADLDAYGTPWRTSGTHALIQVHGTS encoded by the coding sequence GTGTCACCGGCGCCCACCATCCGCAGCGACGTCCCCGGCTCGTTCCCCTGGAGCGTCTTCCACGAGCGCCACCCGAAGCTCGTCCAGCAGGTGCTCGACGCGCTGCCCTACGGGCCCGCCGAGCGGGCGGCGGTCGAGGAGCTGCTCGCGGAGAGCACCACCGGCCTGCTGCGGCCGCTGACCGACGACGGTGACGACCACGAACTGTGGCTGGAGTGGGGCCGGGACGTCTGGGGCGCGCCGTGGGGCGAGGCGCCGTTCCTCTGGGCCGAGAGCTACTTCTACCGCCGGCTGCTGGCGGCCACCGGCTGGTTCGGGCCGGGCGCCTGGCGGGGTGTCGATCCGTTCGCCCCCTTCAAGGACGCCGAGCTGGCCGGCCCTGCGGTCGACGAGGAGCTCGCCGCCCTGGGCGAGCTGCCGGGGCTCGCGGTGGAGCAGCGGACGGAGGCGCTGCTGGCCTCCTCCCTCTGGGGCAACCGCGCGGACCTCAGCTTCGGTCTCACGGCCACCCCGGTGGAGGGCCGGCCGGCGGGGCTGGTCGCCGACGACAGCCGGCTGCTGCTCGCGGCGCCGGACCCTGCGGTGCGGGCCCTGGTCTGCCTGGTCGCGGACAATGCCGGCCGCGAACTGCTGCCGGACCTCGTCCTGGTCGACCACCTGCTGACCGAGGCCCTGGCCGCCGAGGTCGTGCTGTACGTGAAGCCGTACCCGTACTACGTGTCCGACGCGACCATGGCCGACGTCCTGGCCACGCTGCGGCGGTTGTGCTCATCCCCCGAGCCCGAGGCCGGCCGGATCGGCCTGCGGCTCCGGCAGGCCATGACCACCGGTCGGCTGACGGTCCGCACCCATCCGTTCTTCTGCGCGCCGCTGCCGTACCACGAGATGCCGCCCGATCTGCGGGCCGAGTTCGCCGGCGCGGCGCTGACGATCCTCAAGGGCGATCTCAACTACCGCCGGCTGGTCGGGGACCGACTCTGGCCCGCCATCACGCCGTTCGCCGAGGTTGCCGGCCACTTCCCCTCGCCCGTGGCGGCCTTGCGCACCCTCAAGTCGGACGTGGTGGTGGGCCTGGACGAGCAGGTGGTGGCCGATCTGGACGCCTACGGCACCCCTTGGCGCACCAGCGGCACGCACGCCCTGATCCAGGTGCACGGCACGTCCTGA
- a CDS encoding M28 family peptidase, whose amino-acid sequence MQHGTTKRRMLTAGTTLAVLAGMMATSAGSASAKPGGPTTPPPSALAAAVSAADQAAAAGLDSLAKGPGESYERHTVTPWIDGMYSVAYERSYRGLPVVGGDAVVIADGQGRVRATQSASTGPVGVPTTPVVGAAQAEQTSRGALAAVYAVDSHRLVVRVKDGKGRLAWETVLTGRTATAPSHQHVFVDARTGVLIDSYDDVKAGTINSRWNGPAPLTISTTGSGSSYSLRDPNRSGLSCADYSSGQVFSKSSDSWGTGNPTSKETGCADVMFAAQKEWDMLRDWLGRNGHNGNGGSWPVKVGLNDVNAYWDGSSISIGHNNANEWIASIDVVGHEFGHGIDQYTPGGANNESGLGEATGDIMGALTEAYAAEPSPYDNPDYTVGEMINLVGSGPIRNMYNPSLVGNNPNCYSASIPNTEEHAAAGPLNHWFYLLAEGSAPGGGKPSSPTCNSSSVTGIGIRDAGRVFYGGMLLKTSGMTYKRYRTATLTAAKNLDPGCTMFNRAKAAWDAVSVPAQAGDPTCTPSGSNDFSLTLGPAAGSVQPGASTASTVSTAVTSGSAQTVNLTASGQPSGVTVSFNPSSVQAGSSSAMTVSASATAVAGSYTITVTGSGTATHTAQYSLTVGGGNPGGNAPDISVANVQAHLAQLNTIGSQNGGNRRAGTAGHSQSLAYVKGKLQAAGYTVTEQSCTSCTYVSNNLIADWPGGPADQVTMFGAHLDSVAAGPGINDNGSGSAVLLENALALAQQNPTLTRHVRFAWWTGEEQGLQGSKHYVNQLSSTQRSAIKGYYNFDMVGSPNAGYFINNLTSAASAPMKAYWDSLNVQPEENVEGQGRSDDYSFQQAGIPTSGYAAGASAVKTANQAAKWGGTANRAYDSCYHSACDTSSNINATVLDRSADGVAYTLWKTSVGGTTPTNDFSLSVNPTTGTTTAGGSTTATVATATTGGSAQTVNLTASGQPSGTTVSFSPASVQSGSSATMTVSVGAGTAAGTYTITVTGTGSATHSTTYSLVVGGDQGGGTWAAGTVYQAGDIVTYGGISYRCLQGHQAQTGWEPPIVPALWQRI is encoded by the coding sequence ATGCAGCACGGAACCACCAAACGCAGAATGCTGACGGCCGGGACAACCCTGGCCGTCCTGGCAGGCATGATGGCCACCAGCGCCGGATCGGCGTCGGCCAAGCCGGGCGGGCCCACCACTCCCCCGCCCAGCGCCCTTGCCGCCGCCGTGTCCGCCGCCGACCAGGCGGCCGCCGCCGGCCTGGACTCGCTCGCCAAGGGCCCCGGCGAGAGCTACGAGCGGCACACCGTCACCCCGTGGATCGACGGCATGTACTCGGTGGCGTACGAGCGCAGCTACCGCGGCCTGCCGGTGGTCGGCGGCGACGCCGTCGTGATCGCCGACGGGCAGGGTCGGGTCCGGGCCACCCAGTCGGCGTCCACCGGGCCGGTCGGGGTACCGACCACCCCCGTGGTCGGCGCGGCGCAGGCCGAGCAGACCTCCCGCGGCGCCCTCGCGGCCGTATACGCCGTCGACTCGCACCGGCTGGTCGTCCGGGTCAAGGACGGCAAGGGCCGGCTCGCCTGGGAGACCGTGCTCACCGGCCGGACCGCGACCGCCCCCAGCCACCAGCACGTCTTCGTCGACGCCCGGACGGGCGTGCTGATCGACAGCTACGACGACGTCAAGGCCGGCACCATCAACAGCCGGTGGAACGGCCCCGCACCGCTGACCATCAGCACCACGGGCTCCGGCAGCTCCTACTCGCTGCGCGACCCGAACCGCTCCGGGCTGAGCTGCGCCGACTACAGCAGCGGCCAGGTCTTCTCCAAGTCCAGCGACTCCTGGGGCACCGGCAACCCGACCAGCAAGGAGACCGGCTGCGCCGACGTGATGTTCGCGGCGCAGAAGGAATGGGACATGCTCCGCGACTGGCTGGGCCGCAACGGCCACAACGGCAACGGCGGCAGCTGGCCGGTCAAGGTCGGCCTGAACGACGTCAACGCCTACTGGGACGGCTCGTCGATATCCATCGGCCACAACAACGCCAACGAGTGGATCGCCTCGATCGACGTCGTCGGCCACGAGTTCGGCCACGGCATCGACCAGTACACTCCCGGCGGCGCCAACAACGAGTCCGGCCTGGGCGAGGCGACCGGCGACATCATGGGCGCCCTCACCGAGGCGTACGCGGCCGAGCCGTCCCCGTACGACAACCCCGACTACACCGTCGGCGAGATGATCAACCTGGTCGGCAGCGGGCCGATCCGGAACATGTACAACCCCTCGCTGGTCGGCAACAACCCCAACTGCTACTCGGCCTCGATCCCCAACACCGAGGAGCACGCGGCGGCCGGCCCGCTGAACCACTGGTTCTACCTGCTGGCCGAGGGCTCGGCCCCCGGCGGCGGCAAGCCGTCCAGCCCGACCTGCAACAGCTCCTCCGTGACCGGGATCGGCATCCGCGACGCCGGCCGGGTGTTCTACGGCGGCATGCTGCTCAAGACCAGCGGGATGACCTACAAGCGGTACCGGACGGCCACCCTGACGGCGGCCAAGAACCTGGACCCGGGCTGCACCATGTTCAACCGGGCGAAGGCGGCCTGGGACGCGGTCAGCGTCCCCGCCCAGGCCGGCGACCCGACCTGCACCCCGTCCGGCAGCAACGACTTCTCGTTGACGCTCGGCCCGGCCGCCGGGTCGGTCCAGCCCGGCGCCTCGACCGCTTCCACGGTCAGCACCGCCGTCACCTCGGGCAGCGCGCAGACCGTCAACCTCACCGCCTCCGGCCAGCCGAGCGGCGTCACGGTCAGCTTCAACCCGTCGTCCGTGCAGGCGGGTTCGTCCTCCGCCATGACGGTGAGCGCCTCCGCCACGGCGGTGGCCGGAAGCTACACCATCACCGTGACCGGCAGCGGCACCGCCACCCACACCGCGCAGTACTCGCTCACCGTGGGCGGCGGCAACCCCGGCGGCAACGCACCGGACATCAGCGTCGCCAACGTGCAGGCCCACCTCGCCCAGCTGAACACCATCGGCTCGCAGAACGGCGGCAACCGCCGGGCCGGCACCGCGGGGCACTCGCAGTCGCTGGCGTACGTCAAGGGCAAGCTCCAGGCGGCCGGTTACACCGTCACCGAGCAGTCCTGCACCAGCTGCACCTACGTCTCCAACAACCTGATCGCGGACTGGCCGGGCGGCCCCGCCGACCAGGTGACCATGTTCGGCGCCCACCTGGACAGCGTCGCCGCCGGGCCCGGCATCAACGACAACGGCTCCGGCTCGGCCGTCCTGCTGGAGAACGCGCTCGCGCTCGCCCAGCAGAACCCGACCCTGACCCGGCACGTCCGCTTCGCCTGGTGGACAGGTGAGGAGCAGGGCCTTCAGGGCTCCAAGCACTATGTGAACCAGCTCAGTTCCACCCAGCGCAGCGCCATCAAGGGCTACTACAACTTCGACATGGTCGGCTCGCCCAACGCCGGCTACTTCATCAACAACCTCACCTCCGCGGCCTCCGCGCCGATGAAGGCGTACTGGGACTCGCTGAACGTCCAGCCCGAGGAGAACGTCGAGGGCCAGGGCCGCTCCGACGACTACTCGTTCCAGCAGGCGGGCATCCCCACCTCCGGCTACGCGGCCGGCGCCAGCGCCGTGAAGACCGCCAACCAGGCGGCCAAGTGGGGCGGCACCGCGAACCGGGCCTACGACTCCTGCTACCACTCGGCCTGCGACACCAGCAGCAACATCAACGCCACCGTGCTGGACCGCAGCGCCGACGGCGTCGCGTACACCCTGTGGAAGACCTCGGTCGGGGGCACCACCCCCACCAACGACTTCTCCCTCTCGGTGAACCCGACGACCGGCACCACCACCGCCGGCGGCTCCACCACCGCCACGGTCGCCACCGCCACCACCGGCGGCAGCGCCCAGACGGTGAACCTGACCGCCTCCGGCCAGCCGAGCGGCACCACCGTCTCGTTCAGCCCGGCCTCGGTACAGTCCGGCTCCTCGGCCACCATGACCGTCTCGGTCGGCGCGGGCACCGCCGCCGGCACCTACACGATCACCGTGACCGGTACCGGCTCCGCCACCCACAGCACCACCTACTCGCTGGTCGTCGGCGGCGACCAGGGCGGCGGGACGTGGGCGGCCGGCACCGTCTACCAGGCGGGCGACATCGTCACCTACGGCGGGATCAGCTACCGCTGCCTCCAGGGGCACCAGGCCCAGACCGGCTGGGAACCGCCGATCGTGCCGGCCCTCTGGCAGCGGATCTGA
- a CDS encoding arabinogalactan endo-1,4-beta-galactosidase: MPQGTRRLLASSAASLVIAAATTVALPTTSAQAAVTVTNPGFETGGAGTATPTGWSTYSAGGQNAASYTEAGGHGGSYRLTHWSATAYKVETYQYLSGLTNGSYTLTAWVRSSGGQNAAYLALKGCGGAEQRTDLPVTPNGGWIRLVTPVSVTNGQCTISVNSDANAGNWLNVDEITLTLGSTGVAARGVDVSTLKKSEDKGGTYAYADGTAADALTVLHAAGANYARLKVWVDPADGYNSKARVLTMAARAKALGMKILIDFHYSDVWADPGAQTKPSPWASYTATQLGTAVYNHTYDVLNALKAQGTTADMVQIGNEINGGMLWPEGSTANWTNLASFLTQGAAAAKAVSSSTQVMLHLAKGGDDAGARTFFDNAVSRGVPFDVIGLSYYSYWHGPLNDLQTTLDDMAARYGKKVAVAETAYAFTLDNKDSLENNLATTAQLTTGYPATQAGQAAALRDVLNVVEAVPGGKGLGAFYWEPAWTAVPGNGWDPADPASGNAWENQALFDYANRPTAAMSWLNHR; this comes from the coding sequence ATGCCCCAGGGAACCAGGCGCCTGCTCGCCAGCAGCGCCGCCTCGCTCGTGATCGCCGCCGCCACCACGGTCGCGCTCCCCACCACCTCCGCACAGGCGGCCGTCACCGTCACCAACCCCGGCTTCGAGACCGGCGGCGCCGGCACCGCGACCCCCACCGGATGGTCCACCTACTCCGCCGGCGGCCAGAACGCCGCCTCGTACACAGAGGCCGGCGGCCACGGCGGGTCCTACCGGCTCACGCACTGGTCGGCCACCGCCTACAAGGTCGAGACCTACCAGTACCTCTCCGGCCTCACCAACGGCAGCTACACGCTGACCGCCTGGGTCCGCTCCAGCGGCGGGCAGAACGCCGCCTACCTCGCACTGAAGGGCTGCGGCGGGGCCGAACAGCGCACCGACCTCCCGGTCACCCCGAACGGCGGCTGGATCCGACTGGTCACGCCCGTCTCGGTGACCAACGGCCAGTGCACGATCAGCGTCAACTCCGATGCCAACGCCGGGAACTGGCTGAACGTCGACGAAATCACGCTGACCTTGGGCAGCACCGGAGTGGCCGCCCGCGGCGTCGACGTCTCCACCCTGAAGAAGAGCGAGGACAAGGGCGGCACCTACGCCTACGCCGACGGCACCGCCGCCGACGCCCTGACCGTCCTGCACGCGGCCGGCGCCAACTACGCCCGGCTGAAGGTCTGGGTCGACCCCGCCGACGGCTACAACTCCAAGGCCAGGGTGCTGACCATGGCCGCCCGCGCCAAGGCACTCGGCATGAAGATCCTCATCGACTTCCACTACTCCGACGTCTGGGCCGACCCGGGCGCCCAGACCAAGCCCTCGCCCTGGGCCTCGTACACCGCCACCCAGCTCGGCACCGCCGTGTACAACCACACCTACGACGTGCTGAACGCCCTCAAGGCGCAGGGCACCACCGCCGACATGGTGCAGATCGGCAACGAGATCAACGGCGGCATGCTCTGGCCGGAGGGCTCCACCGCCAACTGGACCAACCTGGCCTCCTTCCTCACCCAGGGCGCCGCGGCCGCGAAGGCCGTCAGCTCCTCCACCCAGGTCATGCTGCACCTCGCCAAGGGCGGGGACGACGCCGGCGCCCGCACCTTCTTCGACAACGCGGTGTCGCGCGGCGTGCCGTTCGACGTCATCGGGCTCTCCTACTACAGCTACTGGCACGGCCCGCTGAACGACCTGCAGACCACGCTCGACGACATGGCCGCCCGGTACGGCAAGAAGGTCGCCGTGGCCGAGACGGCCTACGCCTTCACCCTCGACAACAAGGACTCCCTCGAGAACAACCTCGCCACCACCGCCCAGTTGACGACCGGCTACCCGGCCACCCAGGCCGGCCAGGCCGCCGCGCTGCGCGACGTGCTCAACGTGGTCGAGGCCGTGCCAGGCGGCAAGGGGCTCGGGGCCTTCTACTGGGAGCCGGCCTGGACTGCCGTGCCCGGCAACGGCTGGGACCCGGCCGATCCCGCCTCGGGCAACGCCTGGGAGAACCAGGCCCTGTTCGACTACGCCAACCGGCCGACCGCCGCGATGAGTTGGCTGAACCACCGCTGA
- a CDS encoding nucleoside deaminase, with translation MITPADEQLLRRAIALAANAVTLGDAPYGSLLAAADGTVLVEAHNTVRSDNDISAHPELKLARWAARELDADTAARTTMYTSCQPCGMCTGGIARSGLGRVVFALATEQLVELNPVSGAWPTVAQDGPALFDEARVPVEQYYRS, from the coding sequence GTGATCACCCCTGCCGACGAGCAGCTTCTGCGCCGTGCGATCGCCCTCGCGGCCAACGCCGTGACCCTCGGCGACGCGCCGTACGGCTCCCTGCTGGCCGCTGCGGACGGGACCGTCCTCGTCGAGGCCCACAACACGGTGCGCAGCGACAACGACATCAGCGCCCACCCGGAGCTGAAGCTCGCCCGCTGGGCGGCCCGCGAGCTCGACGCCGACACCGCCGCCCGCACCACCATGTACACCAGCTGCCAGCCCTGCGGCATGTGCACCGGTGGCATCGCCCGCTCCGGCCTCGGCCGGGTCGTCTTCGCGCTCGCCACCGAGCAGCTCGTCGAGCTCAATCCGGTGTCCGGGGCCTGGCCGACGGTCGCCCAGGACGGCCCGGCCCTGTTCGACGAGGCGCGCGTTCCCGTCGAGCAGTACTACCGGTCGTGA